The window GAAGGGCCTTTCCGGGCAACAGAAAAAATCCAAGGTGGGCGAGGTTATGGAGTCCACCGGCATATCTGGCCGGAGCCGGTCGCTGATAAGAAGCCTGTCGAAAGGGTACCGGCAACGGGTGGGTTTGGCCCAGGCATTGTTGAACGACCCGGAGGCGCTGATTCTGGACGAACCCACCATAGGGCTTGACCCACAGCAGATCGCCGAAATCCGGTCGCTGATAAAAGACCTTAGCGGGAAGCGCACGGTGATACTCTCCAGCCATATCCTGCCGGAAGTGCAGATGATCTGCTCCCGGGTGCTGATAATAAACAACGGCAAACTTATCGCGGCGGATACCCCGGAGAACCTGTCCCGCCAGTTCGCCGGAGGCGGCAGGATAATTGTGAAGATAGAGGCTCCCATGGTTTCCGCGCTGGAGGCGCTGGGTTCCCTGCCCGGGGTTGATACCGCTTACATGGCGCAGACTACCGTGGCCGACGGGGTGGAGACTGGCACATTCCACCTTATACCCGGCCAGGGAAAAAACCCCCGCAAAGAGCTTATGAAAATGGCGGTGGACCGGGATTGGGAGGTTATGGAACTGTCATCCACAGAGTCACTTTCGCTGGAGGAGGTTTACTTGAAACTTGTCACCCGGGAGCCCCAGACAGCGGCCGAACCTGTGGAAAACCCCGCTGGCGAGATTGAGGAGCTTTAGATGGGTGGCATGACGGCGGTGATGAAACGGGAGTTGCAGTCATACTTCTACTCCCCGGTGGCTTACGCGGTTATGGTGATGTTTTTAATCATCGCCGGATATTTTTTCTACACCGGCATGGTGTATTACGGCGTGGCCAGTTTTGAAATAAGCAGGATGGCCCAGTTCGGGGGCGGCATGGAGCAGGAACTGAACGTGGAAGAGTATATCCTGCGCCCGTTATTCGGCAACATGTCGGTGGTCCTGCTGATGATGGCCCCTCTTTTTACCATGCGGCTATTCTCCGAGGAAAAGAAAGGCGGCTCCATAGAGCTACTTTTCACGTGGCCCATTAAAGACCTGGCGCTGGTCATGGGCAAATACCTGGCGGCCCTGGCCATGGTGTCCATAATGGTGGCGCCAACCTTCATTTACATAGGGCTGTTAGCCTATCATTCCGGCTTTTCCTGGGGTTGCGTGGTCACGGGTTATCTTGGGTTGATACTGCTGGGCGGGGCGTTCATATCGCTGGGCATTTTCATATCCACCCTTACGGAGAACCAGATAATCTCAGCGGCCATCACCTTTGGCGCCCTGCTCCTCTTCTGGATAATCAGCTGGGCCGCCGGGAGCGACACCGGGACCATAGCCGAAATACTGAAAGGCTTCTCCATACTGGAACGGGTGGACAATTTCGCAAAAGGGGTGCTGGACACGCGGGATATCGTCTATTACGCCACATTCAATTTCTTTTTCCTGTTCCTCACTATCCGGTCGCTGGAATCGAAGAACTGGAGAGGTTGATTTAAAGGCAGTGGGCGCGGGCAAATGAACAAGCGGTTAAAATACGGTTCCGGGTCGGCAATCTTCGTCATGCTCACCCTGGCGGTGATTATTGTCATCAACGCGCTGGCCGCCTCCCATCATAAACGGTGGGACTTTACGGAGACGGGCAGTTTTTCCCTATCGCCGCAGACCCTAAAAACCCTTCAGGGGCTGGAGGGGGATGTGACGGTCTATTCCTTCGTAAAACCCGACGCGGCGAAACTAGCCCAGGACATTCTGGAGCAGTACGCTTACGAATCCAAAAAGATCCATTACGAGATAATAGATCCGGACAAAAAACCGGCGCTGGCGAAAAAATACGATGTCCGGGAATATAACACGCATGTAGTGGAGACCTCCCAAGGCAGGAAGGAAGTTGTTAAGCGCCTTACGGAAGAGAGCCTGACCAACGCCATACTGAAAGCCACCTCGCCGGGGGTCAAAAAAGTATATCTGCTGGAAGGCCATGGCGAACGCGGGCCCGACGATAACAGCCCAAAAGGATGGTTTGCCGCCCGGCAGGCGCTGGAGTCGGCGGGTTACGCCGTAGAGACGCTGAATTTCCTGAAGACGCCGGAAATACCTGCGGACGCCGACCTTGTGATAATCCCCGGCCCCACGAAAGACATCCAGCCAACAGAAGCGGACAAGCTTCGAAAAAGGCTCGATTCGGGCAGGGCTCTTATAGCCGCGTTAGACCCAGGAAAAACCCCGAACCTGCAAAACCTGCTCAAAGAGTATGGATTTGAAACTGTGGATGACATAGTGCTGGACCCGGTGAGCCAGCAACTGGGATTTGACGCGCTGGTGGCGGCGGTGGCCGAATATGGCCCTCACCCGGCGGTGAAAGGTTTCAACGCGGCCACGTTTTTCCCCATGGCCAGGTCGCTGGAGATAGGGCCGGGGAAGGGGAAAATTGCCCCCGTGGTGGTGGGGCAAAGCTCCCAGCATGGATGGAGTGAAACGGATATGGGCTCCATCGAAAAGGGAACGCCCGAGTTTGATGAGAAAAAGGACCTGCCCGGCCCCCGGGTGATAGTGGCCGCCGCCGAATGGGAGGCGGGCCAGGCTAAAGAGGAGAGGAAGATAGGCGAGAAGGCGGAGAAGACCAGGCTGGTGGTGGCCGGTGACGCCGATTTCGCCTCCAACTCCGCCATTGGCATTTCCGGCAACCGGGATATTTTCCTCAATCTAGTGAGTTGGTCGCTGGAACAGGAAAACCGGATATCCATCCGCCCGAAAGCGAAGGGGTTCAACCCCATCCTGTTCACTCAAACGCAACTGGCGGCCATTTTCTGGGTGTCGGTGGCGCTGTTGCCGATGATGGTGATAGTGGCCGGCGTTTACGTATGGAAGAAACGCCGCGTTTAAGCCCCTCGTATGCGATTTAAAATAATCATAACGCTGGTTTTATTTGTCTGCCTGTCTGGGGCCTATTATTACTTCGACGTTTCGGGCGGCGCCGGAAAGAAGAAAGAGAACAAGACCCCGCCGGTGTTTGCCTTCAACCCGGAAGATGTCGCCGCCGTCACTCTAAAACGCCCCGGCCAGCCGGTGATAGTGTTGGACCGGCAAGATAAAACATGGACGATCACAAGCCCGGTAAAGGCCCGGGCCGATGAGGAGACAGTAGAGAAGTTAATATCCTCAGCTACTGAGTTGAAGGTGGTCAAAGACCTTGGGGCGGTGGAGAACCTGGCCGAGTTTGGACTGGCCGAGCCCGAGGAGGCGCTTTTTGTGACCTCCGGGGGGAATATGTTCACCCTGAAAATCGGCGACAAGGCGCAAACAGGGAAAGAGTATTACCTGATGGCCAGCGGGCGGGACACGGTGTTTCTGGCCAGCGCGAGACCTGTGGAGGCCGTCACCAAAGGGTTGGGCGACCTGCGAAATAAAAAGCTGTTCGATTTTGACGCGCTGGATGTTAAATCCCTGGAGTTGAAATTAAACAAACTCGGCCTGAAGTTCGAACGGCTATCCAAATCCAAAGATGGCAAGGAAGTAAAGCCCGAGGACGCGCCATGGAAAATGACAATACCCCATGCCACCCAGGCGGACGGGGGCGCCATCCTAAAACTGTTGTCCATCCTCACCACCCTTAAGGGAATTGGTTTCGTTTCCGGCCCGGAAGGGGAGTCGGTGGAATATGGGCTGAAAAACCCTGAAATAACCGTAAAAATGGGTACGGATAAAGGGACCTTCGGATTCGCCATGGGCCATTACTCCCCGGACGGCGGCCGGTACATAAAACGGCTGGACACCGGCGAGATATTGACCGTGGATGACCGGATTGAAAAGGATCTTCCGCAATCGGCGGAAGCCTTTATGGATCTTCGGATACATAACCTGACCCGGGAAAATATAACCCGGGTGAAAATTGAAATGCCCGAGGGAAAAACGGTCATAACCCGCAAACCCGGTAAAGTGGCGCAGGGTAAACAGACCGGGCCGGAGTGGATTGTAACCGAGCCTGCCGGGCTTGTTATGGAAGAAATGTCCGTCATGGCGTTTCTTTACGATCTGGAAAACGCCAAGTATTTACGGATAGCAGGGCCAGCTTCCAAAGGGCTGTCAAAACCCGCATTGACCATAACCATCTCCGCCGCCGGTGGCGACAAGGCGCTCACCCTGGCGAAAGCCCCCGCCAACAAAGGGGATAGTTATTTCGCCTCCTTTACGGGCCGGGATGACGTGGTGGAGGTGAGCGGCGAAACGTTCAAATCTTTATTCAAGAACCCTGGCGAGTTTGAGGACCGGCGGTTTTTCAAGATACTGTCCGACCAGATAGGGCGGGTGGTGGTAAACCGCAAAGGGCAGGTGTTCGACGTTTCGAAAAAGGATGAAGATTTCACCATGGCCGCGCCGGAGAATAAAAAAGTGTCCGCCGAGGCGTGGCGTGCCCTGGTATGGGCGCTGTCTGGGTTCCGGTTCAGCCAGAGGGCGCCGGAAGGCGCCGCTGGCGGGCTGGATAAGCCAGTTCTGACAGTGTCGGTTTATAATAAATCTGGCGGCCTGGTGGACGAGGTGGCCGTTGGCGCCCGGGCCGGAAAACCCGGCTATTTTTACGCCAGAAGCGTCAGGACGAAAGAGCTGTTTTTAGTAGGTGAGAGGTTTGTGACAGAGGATATGGTGGCCTCTCTTGAAAGCCTGTTATCCTCCTGACCGGATTAGAGGAACCATGAGTGAAGATGCCGCAAAAATAACCGTTACAGACAAACGGCGGATAAAATCCGCTGAAGACACCATAGATGATACCACCGCGCCGGATCTGGAGCGCGTGCCCACCTATGTGGAGGAGCTGAACCGGAAGATAGCCGAGAACGATGAGCGCCTGAAAGAGTACATCGCCGCCTATAAGGAAAAGATGGCGGATATGGACCAGGTGCGCAAACGGCTGGAGGCCGACGTCGAGAACCGCTCCAGGCAAAGGTTTGGCGACCTTGTGGCGGAGCTTCTGCCGATTGTGGACGATTTCGACCGGGCAATAGAAAGCGCCTCTAAAGGCAGTTCGTCTCAAGACATGGCGGAAGGGCTGGCCCGTCTGCGGGAAGGGATGATGAAAGCGCTGGTCAACCGGGGCTTGAAGACAATACAATGCGCCGGTGAACCGTTCAATCCGGAAACCGCCCAGGCGGTGTCGGTGGCGCCGGTGGACGACGAGGCGCAAGACAACATGGTGCTGGAGCAGTTGGCCAGCGGTTACATTTATGAGGGAAGGGTGCTTCGTCCTGCGCTGGTGCGCGTGGGCAAGATGAAGTGATTATGACAAAACAGGACTACTACGAGATTCTCGGCGTTCAAAAAAACGCCTCGCCGGACGAGATAAAGAAAGCTTACAGGAAGAAAGCCTACCAGTACCATCCAGACCAGAACCCCGGCAACCCGGAAGCCGAGGAAAATTTCAAGGCGGCTTCGGAGGCCTACGAGGTTCTGCGCGATCCGGACAAAAAATCACTGTACGACAGATACGGCCATGATGGGCTAAAACAGACCGGTTTTTCCGGATTCTCCGGGTTTGAGGACATTTTTTCCAGTTTCGGCGATGTTTTCGAAGACTTTTTTGGGTTTAGCGGCGCCCGCCGTGGCGCTCCAAACCAGCCGCGAAAAGGGGCCGACCTGCGGTACGACATGGAGGTCGAGTTCAAGGAGGCGGTTTTCGGTGTGGACAAAGATTTTGAGGTGGAGAAATACATCCTTTGCTCCGCCTGCGAAGGCTCCAGGAGCGAGCCCGGCTCCAAAAGCTCCGTATGCCCCACATGCCGGGGCGCCGGGAAGGTAACCAGGTCCCAGGGGTTCTTCGCCATTTCCACCGAATGCCCGTCGTGCCGGGGGGAAGGCGTGAAAATAACCAACCCATGCAAGAAATGCAAAGGCTCTGGCCAGACGCTGGAACGCAAGAAGCTTTCCGTGAAGATTCCAGCCGGTGTGGAGACAGGCTCCCAGCTCCGGTTGAAAGGGGAGGGGGAGCCCGGGCGCAACGGCGGCCCCGCGGGTAATCTTTACGTGGTGCTGTTCATCAAGGAAGACGAGGTTTTCAAACGCCACGGAGACGACATTGTAGTGACCGTGCCCATAACCTTTTCCCAGGCGGCCCTGGGGGCGGACATCACTATACCCACCCTGGAGGGGGAGAAAGAGTTCAACATCCCCGCCGCCACCCAGAGTGAATCAATCCACAGGTTGCAGGGGATGGGCGTCCCCCACCTCAGGCATTACGGGCGGGGCGACCTCATAGTGCGGCTGGTGGTGATGACGCCGGAGAAGCTCGGCAAGCGGCAGGAGGAGCTTTTCAGGGAGTTGGCGGAGCTGGATAAAAGCTCCGTGCGGGCGCACCAGAAAGGCTTTTTCGAGAAATTTATGGGGTGAGGCGGGGGCGCTTATCCCACCATGATATTGACCGCTTCCCCGTGGTCGCCCGACCACGGGAATGGTTTGGCGGGAAACCGGGGTAAACGACCCCGGCGAAGCAAACCTGGTAGGCTGGGCCCGTGATGGCGGGCTAGCCGGGCCGCGAAGCCTTCCAGCAATGCGCGGTTCTATTTGTTCAGGAAGTACTGGTCTATAAGCTCAATCAGCTGGCTGGTCTGCGGTTTTGTGGTATAGGCGTTGGCGCCCACCTCGCGGCATTTCATGGCCATCTGTTCGTTTATCATCGAGGAGAACATGATAACCGGCAGGTCTATGCCCGCGTCCATCTTCACCTTCCGGCAAAGGGTAAGCCCGTCCATCTGGGGCATCTCGATGTCCGTAAGTATGCCGCTTATGAATTTCTTTATGGGCACACGCTGGCTCTCCGCCTCTTCCTTGATCTCCATAACTTTGGCGAAGGCGTCCTTGCCGTTGGTGAAAACCGTCAGGTTCGTGTAACCGACTTTTTTGAGTATTTTTATAACG of the Nitrospinota bacterium genome contains:
- a CDS encoding ATP-binding cassette domain-containing protein; the encoded protein is MISVDNLTKKYGPVTAVDGISFFMEQGEICGFLGPNGAGKTTTMRILTGFMPPTDGRVTVAGFDVVNDVMEVKKRIGYLPESTPLYTEMRVEEYLYFVADVKGLSGQQKKSKVGEVMESTGISGRSRSLIRSLSKGYRQRVGLAQALLNDPEALILDEPTIGLDPQQIAEIRSLIKDLSGKRTVILSSHILPEVQMICSRVLIINNGKLIAADTPENLSRQFAGGGRIIVKIEAPMVSALEALGSLPGVDTAYMAQTTVADGVETGTFHLIPGQGKNPRKELMKMAVDRDWEVMELSSTESLSLEEVYLKLVTREPQTAAEPVENPAGEIEEL
- a CDS encoding ABC transporter permease subunit, producing MGGMTAVMKRELQSYFYSPVAYAVMVMFLIIAGYFFYTGMVYYGVASFEISRMAQFGGGMEQELNVEEYILRPLFGNMSVVLLMMAPLFTMRLFSEEKKGGSIELLFTWPIKDLALVMGKYLAALAMVSIMVAPTFIYIGLLAYHSGFSWGCVVTGYLGLILLGGAFISLGIFISTLTENQIISAAITFGALLLFWIISWAAGSDTGTIAEILKGFSILERVDNFAKGVLDTRDIVYYATFNFFFLFLTIRSLESKNWRG
- a CDS encoding GldG family protein; its protein translation is MNKRLKYGSGSAIFVMLTLAVIIVINALAASHHKRWDFTETGSFSLSPQTLKTLQGLEGDVTVYSFVKPDAAKLAQDILEQYAYESKKIHYEIIDPDKKPALAKKYDVREYNTHVVETSQGRKEVVKRLTEESLTNAILKATSPGVKKVYLLEGHGERGPDDNSPKGWFAARQALESAGYAVETLNFLKTPEIPADADLVIIPGPTKDIQPTEADKLRKRLDSGRALIAALDPGKTPNLQNLLKEYGFETVDDIVLDPVSQQLGFDALVAAVAEYGPHPAVKGFNAATFFPMARSLEIGPGKGKIAPVVVGQSSQHGWSETDMGSIEKGTPEFDEKKDLPGPRVIVAAAEWEAGQAKEERKIGEKAEKTRLVVAGDADFASNSAIGISGNRDIFLNLVSWSLEQENRISIRPKAKGFNPILFTQTQLAAIFWVSVALLPMMVIVAGVYVWKKRRV
- a CDS encoding DUF4340 domain-containing protein, which translates into the protein MRFKIIITLVLFVCLSGAYYYFDVSGGAGKKKENKTPPVFAFNPEDVAAVTLKRPGQPVIVLDRQDKTWTITSPVKARADEETVEKLISSATELKVVKDLGAVENLAEFGLAEPEEALFVTSGGNMFTLKIGDKAQTGKEYYLMASGRDTVFLASARPVEAVTKGLGDLRNKKLFDFDALDVKSLELKLNKLGLKFERLSKSKDGKEVKPEDAPWKMTIPHATQADGGAILKLLSILTTLKGIGFVSGPEGESVEYGLKNPEITVKMGTDKGTFGFAMGHYSPDGGRYIKRLDTGEILTVDDRIEKDLPQSAEAFMDLRIHNLTRENITRVKIEMPEGKTVITRKPGKVAQGKQTGPEWIVTEPAGLVMEEMSVMAFLYDLENAKYLRIAGPASKGLSKPALTITISAAGGDKALTLAKAPANKGDSYFASFTGRDDVVEVSGETFKSLFKNPGEFEDRRFFKILSDQIGRVVVNRKGQVFDVSKKDEDFTMAAPENKKVSAEAWRALVWALSGFRFSQRAPEGAAGGLDKPVLTVSVYNKSGGLVDEVAVGARAGKPGYFYARSVRTKELFLVGERFVTEDMVASLESLLSS
- a CDS encoding nucleotide exchange factor GrpE codes for the protein MSEDAAKITVTDKRRIKSAEDTIDDTTAPDLERVPTYVEELNRKIAENDERLKEYIAAYKEKMADMDQVRKRLEADVENRSRQRFGDLVAELLPIVDDFDRAIESASKGSSSQDMAEGLARLREGMMKALVNRGLKTIQCAGEPFNPETAQAVSVAPVDDEAQDNMVLEQLASGYIYEGRVLRPALVRVGKMK
- the dnaJ gene encoding molecular chaperone DnaJ: MTKQDYYEILGVQKNASPDEIKKAYRKKAYQYHPDQNPGNPEAEENFKAASEAYEVLRDPDKKSLYDRYGHDGLKQTGFSGFSGFEDIFSSFGDVFEDFFGFSGARRGAPNQPRKGADLRYDMEVEFKEAVFGVDKDFEVEKYILCSACEGSRSEPGSKSSVCPTCRGAGKVTRSQGFFAISTECPSCRGEGVKITNPCKKCKGSGQTLERKKLSVKIPAGVETGSQLRLKGEGEPGRNGGPAGNLYVVLFIKEDEVFKRHGDDIVVTVPITFSQAALGADITIPTLEGEKEFNIPAATQSESIHRLQGMGVPHLRHYGRGDLIVRLVVMTPEKLGKRQEELFRELAELDKSSVRAHQKGFFEKFMG